DNA from Halorarum salinum:
GCGTCGAGGCGTCCGTACGCGACGGGATCACGGCGTCCGACGTGCGCGCACCGGGGGAGGAGCGGTCCGCCGACGGTGCGGTCGCTCGGAACGACTGAGAGACGGAGTGAGCCGTCCACGCGCGACGGACGCCGAGACCCGTACCCCGTTGGAGTCGAGCGGCGTGGAGATCCGTTCCGGGCCGGCGTCCGGGCCCCGGTGTGGACGAGCCCGCGGAACTCGCGCCGATCGGGTCGCTAGTCGTCCGCGGTCGGCGCCGTGCCGGCGACGGGGACCTCCACCTCGCCCGCGTCGAGTTCGGCCTCGAGTTCCCGGGCGGCCTGCACGAGGTTCTCCATCTTACCGTAGGCGACCTCGCGCGGGAGGAGCTTCAGCCCGCAGTCGGGCGAGACGGTGAGCTTCTCGGGCGGCACCACCTTCAGCCCCTGCCGGACGTTCTCCTTGATCTCGGCGACCGGCTCCACCTCGGCGACGTGGGCGTCGACCACGCCGAGCGCGAGGTCCGGCGCGAACTCGCCGTCCGCGAAGGTGTCGATCTGTTCGTAGTCCCCGTTGCACAGTTCCACGTCGAACTCGTCGATGGGGTAGTCGTTGATCTCGGGGTAGACCCGCGAGTAGTCGCCGTAGCAGACGTGCAGGCCGACGCGCACGTCCTCCGGGACGCCCGCGACGATGCGGTCGAGACATTCGCCGACGATGGCGTGGTCGTCGGGTATCGTCGCGAGCGCCGGCTCGTCGATCTGGACGTACCGCGCGCCCGCTTCGACGAGCTTCTCGACCTCCTCGTTCACCAGATCCGCGAGGTCGTACGCGAGCACCTCGCTGTCGTCGTACGCCTCGTTGAACGACCAGTTCGCCAGCGTGTACGGGCCGGTGATGGGTACCTTCACCGGGCGCGAGGCGACCGCGTCGGTGAACTCGAACTCGTCGACGAGCCAGGGGTCGGCGTACGCCACCTCGTCGACGACCGAGGGCTTGTCGAAGTAGTTGTGGCCCCACACCTTCACCGGACCGTTGAACTCGTAGCCGTCGATGCGCTCGGCGAAGAACTCCACCATCTCCTCGCGGCGCATCTCCCCGTCGACGACCGTGTCGAGGCCGGCGCGCTCGTGTTCGTGGGTGATGACCCGACAGGCGTCGTCGTGGGCCTCGGCGAGGTCGCCCCCGTCGAACTTGGCGTCCCCGTCCTCGGCGAGGTCGGTCGCCCGGTTGAGCCACTTCGGCTTGGGGTACGAGCCGACGACCGTGGTGAGCAGGAAGTGGTCGGTCGGGTGGCCCTCGGGGCGGAACTGCTCGCGGTTCCCGGGGTTCCGGCTCACGCCTCCACCTCCCCGGCCTCGACCAGCCGAGCGCCCTCCACGAGCGTCGAGAGCTTCTCGAGGTGCTTGTTCGTCGGCAGGTAGAACAGCTCCGCGTTGGTCGCCACGTACGTCGTTCCGAACGACTGGGACGGGATCCGCTCGTCGGCCCAGGCGACCCGCTCCGCGACGGTCCGTGGCTCCTCGACGAGCGTGTTCTGCCCGTCGACCAGTCCGAGCGCGACGTCGTCCTTCGTGCCGTACTCGTTGATGCACTCCAGGTTCGCCCCGCGGTCGGCGGCGACGAGGTCGAAGCCGATGGCGTCCACGTCCGCGTCCATGAGGTGGGCGTACGGCTTCTCGTCGAACGCCTCCCAGTACGTGTGGACGACGACCTCGGCGTCGGTCGCGCCCGCGACGGCGTCGATGGCCTCGCTCGCCCGCTCGTCGAGTCCGTCGCCCGGGGCGTTCGTCACGTAGGACGGTTCGAGCAGGAACAGCGTCGCGTGGTCGGGGAACGCCTCGACCTCCCCGGCGAGGAACTCCGAGACGGCGGCGAGGAACTCCGCCTCGTCGCCGTAGTGCTCGTCGGTCGCCAGGTCCGCGAGCGTGTACGGGCCGGGGAGGACGGCCTGGAGTCGGTCGCCAGCGTCGCTTCCGAGCAGTTCCGCCGCAGCCTCGAGTTCGGCGGCGACGTCGCCCGAGAACCCGAGTTCGCCGGTCACGCGGGGGTCGCGGTAGAAGTTGTTGTTGTCGTAGTATCGGACGATTCCGCCCGTCTCGACGTTCCCGTGGACGGTCAGCGGGTGCGCGAGCATGTCGTCCCAGCGGGCCTGCCCCTCGACGACCCTGTCGAGGTCGGCTTCGATCTGGTCGTCGACGAACTCGCCCCGGACGCGCTCGTACGCGGCGGCGACGCGTCCGCCCTCCCCGCCCGAGACGAGGTCGCCCTTCTGGTGGCCTTTCAGGTCGGAGAGCTCCCGCTTCGCCTCGTCCGGGAGCGGGAACAGCCCCGGTGTGGTCGCGACTACGTCAGTCATCACTCACGAGTTCGGAATGCCGAGGCATAATACTTGCTAAAGCGAATAATGCCCTCTAGTTATCCATCGTGAGCGCGAGCACCGACAGCGTCTCGTAGGGGAACGACTCCTCGCGAACCGTCTCCGCCCGGAACCCGCCGTCGAGGGCGTACTCGATCACCTCGCCGAACCCGGCCAGCGAGGAGACGAGCAGGAGGGCCACGCCCGAGGGCGCGAGCACGCGCCCCGCGTCGTCGAGGAACGGTTCGATCAGGTCGCGTCCCGACGCGCCGCCCGAGAGGGCGGCCTCCTGCCAGTCGTCCCACTCCGCGTCGGGGTCGGTCGGGAGGTAGGGGGGGTTGAACAGGACCGCGTCGAAGGCGGCCCCGCGGAAGGGGTCGAGCAGGTTCGCGCACACGGCCTCGACCCCCCGATCGCGGGCGCGACGGCAGGCGTGGGGGTTCACGTCGCTCCCGACGACGCGCTCGACGCCGTCCACGTCGGCCACCCGTTCGGCGACCCACCCCGACCCCGTTCCGACCTCGAGGACGGTCCCGCGGGCGCGTGCGGCCGCGGCCTCGGCGAGCAGCCCCGAGTCCTCCGCCGGCGCGTAGACCGGGTCGGCGAGCCCCCGACGCTCGGCCAGGCGGTCCCGGGAGCCGGGACGTCCGCCCGGCGGCTCCGCGTCCTCCCCGCCGCCGGGCCGGTCACTCGGCACCGTCGGCCTCCGCGGGGTAGCCGTCCTCGGCGGCCGCGCCGGCGACGTCGACGCGTGAGGCCTCGTCCCGGGCCGACAGCTCCCGCTGCGGGTACGGGATGGACACGTCCGCCTCGTCGAACGCGGACTTGACGGCCGCGATCACGTCCGTCCGCGCCTTCCACATCTTCCGGGCGCTCGGGTTGTCGATGTGGAACCGCAGCCGCAGGACCACGGCCGAGTCGCCGAACTCCGACAGGACGACCTGCGGGTTCGGCTGCTCGAGCAGGACGTCGAGGTCGGCCATCGCCTCCTCGGCCAGCGCGGTCGCCGCCTCGAGGTCGGCCTCGTAGTCGACGCCCACGTCCACGTTGCCCCGGAGCCGCCCCTTCCGGGAGCGGTTCACGATCTCCTCGCTCGTCACCATGTCGTTTGGCACCATCACGAGTTCGTCGTCGAACGTCCGGAGCTGGGTGTTGACGATGTTGATGTCGGTGACGATCCCCTCCTGCTCGTCGATGCGGACCCAGTCGCCCAGTTCGAACGGCCGGGAGAACAGCACGACGAACCCCGCGAGCACCGCGCCGAGCGTCTGTCGCGCCGCGAACCCGAGGATGATGCCGGCAAAGCCCGCGCCGACCAGCAGCCCGCCGACGTTTTGCCCCCAGAGGGCGAGCACGACGAGCGACGCCACGCCGAAGATGCTCACCTGGAGGACGTGATGGACGATCTGCCGCTGGTGCCGGGTGATCCGGCCACGACCGCGTGCGACCCGCCTGACGGCCTGCTTCGTCACGCGGGTGGCCGAGTACGCGCCGACGAGGATGACGAGCGTGAACACGGTGCTGACGACTTCCGCCCGCCCGAAGTCGAGCACGTCGAAGACGTAGCCCAGCACCGCGGTTCCCCGCCAGAGGACGACGAAGAAGACGCCGGCCAGAACGGTCAACACCGCCATCGTGCCCGCCTGGACCGACTCGACGAACGCGTCGCCGAATCGCTCCTTCGCCGGATCGCCGGCCCGTCGGACGAGCTCCGCCGAGATCAGGAGCACCGCGAGCGCGACGGCGGTCCCCGCGAGCTGGGCGCCGACCGTCGGGAACATCCCCTGGACGGGTTCCGTCACCTCGGGCGGCAGCAGCGGGGTTCCACCGGCCGTCTCGTTTCCGACCGGGAAGGGGGTCTCCGTCCCGTTGCCGGCCTGAAACGGGGCCTCCGTCTCGTTGCCGGACTCGGTACCAGTCTGGGTCACTACTGCCCACCACCTACGTCGCTCACTCGGCGGGCCGTGCGCGCCAGCGCCGCGAAGGCCGAGGGGTCGAGTTCGCCGGGTCGCCTCGAGAGCGTCGCCTCGTCGACGGCCTCGACGACCGCGTCCGGGTCGGCGAGCCCCGAGATGTGGGCCGTGTTCCGGATCGCGTTCCGGACGGTCTTGCGCCGCTGGGTGAAGAGCGCCTTCACGAACCGGAGGAAGAACGCCTCGTCCTCGACCTCGTAGGTCGGCTCCCGCGGGGTGCACCTGACGACCGCGCTCTCGACGCGCGGCTGGGGGTCGAACGCCTCCCGCGGAACCGTCTCGACGAGTTCCACGTCCGCGTAGTGGCCCGCGCTCACCGAGAGCCGACCGTACTCGGGCGTGTCGGGCTCGGCCACCATCCGCTCCCCGAACTCGAACTGGACCATCAGGACGAGCGGACGCCCCTCGGGCAGCAGCCGGAAGGCGATCTCCGAGGAGACGCCGTACGGCAGGTTCGACACGCAGGCGGTGAACGGCGGAAGCTCCACGGCGAGCGCGTCCCCCTCGATCACCGCCAGCCGACCGGCCTCGACCGCGTCGGCGAACTCCTCCCGCAGGAACGCCGCGAGTTCGGGGTCGCGCTCGACGACGGTCACGCGCTCGCTCACGTCGAGCAGGCGGTCGGTCAGCGCGCCGGTCCCCCCGCCGATCTCCAGGACGTGCGAGCGGTCGGCGTCGGCGGGGAGGTAGCCGGGGAGCCTGTCCAGGACTCGGTCGTCGACGAGGAAGTGCTGGTCCCTGTCCGGGTCGCCCCTGACCCCCGCGCGCCGGCGGAGACGGTCCGGGTCCCGGGAGGCGGACTCGGACTCGAACTCGGTCATCGTCCCCGCTTCGAAGTCGTCGGCCGTAAATCCGTCTATCGGGGGCGCGTCATCCCCCGTCGCCGCCGTTCCGGCCGACGAACGTCCGGTACTTGAGGTCCTCGTCGCGCAGTTCCTCCATGATCCGTTCGACGAGCACGTCCTGCGGGTGGTGGAGCCCCGAGACGCGATCGGTCACATCGTCGAACGACTCGAACGGCCCCCGTTTCCGCTCGTCGAGGATGTTGTTCCTGAGCTTCTTCCCGATGCCCGGGAGGAGGTTCAGCTGGTGGAGCCGGAGCGAGATGGGTCCGGCGTCGTTGAAGAAGTCCACGAACCGCCGCTCCTCGCGCTCGACCAGCTCCTCGACGGCGTACTCCAGTTCGCCCTGCGCGTTCCGCGTCAGGTCGTCGTAGCCGATCTCGGTCATCCGGTCCACGACGGCCGGGTCGGGTTCGGGGTCGACGACGAGCCCGTCGCCGATGGAGACGTCGGCGCCGTCGACGATCTGCAGCCGGAAGAGCCGGAAGTCGTCCGTGTCGAGCGCGTACGCCAGTGCCGGCTTCTGGTGGGGCGCCCTGTTGTCCGCCGGATCGCCGTTCGGCAGGAAGTCGAGTATCACCGCCTCGCGTGTCTCGCCCCTCGATCCGGCCGTCTCGTCGGCCGTGGCGGCGTCCGCGTCTGTCGGGGGGTTCTCCGTCGACGGCTCGTCGGTCATACACCTGAATAGAGCCGGCAGGTGCATAAAAGGTGGTCGCCGCGGCGGCCCGCGTTCAGGCGTACTTCGCGACGACGTTGAGGATCTCGTCGAGTTCGTCGCCCGAGAGCGCGTACCGCTCCTGGGCGTACACGGCCCGCAGCTCCGTCCGGTCGCGCGGCAGCAGATCGGCGATCTTGTAGGCGGTCGCCTCGTCCACCTTCTCCAGTTCCCGGAGCTCCTCGACGAGTTCGAGCGACTCCTCGGCGTCGAGGACGGCGAACCGGTTCACGTGCTCGATGGCCCGCGCCAGCTCGTAGCGGAGCTCGCGGTCCTCGTCGGCCGCGCGCTCGGTCTCGACGTCGGCGAGCAGTTCCTTCGCCTGGGAGACGGTGAGGTACTCCTCGTCGAGCTTCTCCTTGAAGATCGTCATTCCTCGGACTGCTGGGCGCGGAGGTGGGCCGGCTTGGCGATGAGCGTCTTGGTCACGCTTCCGTCGGTTATCTCCACCTTGTAGGCGGTCCCCTGTTCGCCGACGACGGTCCCCGTCCGGCCGTTGAACCGGGGGTGGAACCGGCCGTCGGGGACGGAGGGGTCGAGCGTCAGGTGGACCGTCTGGCCCTCCTCGAACTCCGCGATGGCGCGCTGGGGCGGGGAGGTGCCCCGCTCCCGGGGGTCGTTCGACAGCTTACCTCGTGTTCCGTGGAGCGGTCCGTTCGAACTCGGCATAATCGTACGAGGTCTTTCTTCGGGTTCACTTATAAATGGTGCGTTCTCGGTTCCCGCGTGCGGCGGCCGAACACGGCCGGCCGGCTTCGACGGCGGGTCACGGCCCGCCCGGCCTCACCGGACGACCCGTTTCACGTCGGCTCCGTCCGCCCGCCGAACGACCGCACGCACGGGGTCGCGAGCGCCAGCGAGGTTGTCGCTGTCCCCGTCGAGCACCAGGAGTTCGGCGGGTCGTCCCTCCTCCACGAGTCCGCAGTCGAGGCCCGCCAGTTCCGCCCCGTCGACCGTGGCCATCCGGAGCACCTCGGTGGCGGTCGCGTCGGTGAGTTTCGCGGCGAACTCCATCTCGCGGAACATGGACGGGGAGTTCAACATCACGTTGTCCGTGCCGAGCGCGACCGTCGTCCGGTCGAGCAGTTCCCGCAACGGCGGGACGCCGACGCCGGTGACGAGGTTCGAGCGCGGGCAGACGACGACCGGCGTCCCCGCGTCCGCCAGCCTGTCGAGGTGGACTGGTTCGGGGTGGACCATGTGGACGAGGTGGTCGGGGTCGAGGTCCATCGCGGCGTTCACGTCGTCGGCGTCGCGCTCGCCCGCGTGGATGCCGAACAGCTTCCCCTCACGCCGGGTCGCGTTCCGCTCGGCGTCGAAGTCGCCGTCGCGCGCGCCGCTGGCGCCGAACCCGTCCGCGTCCGGGTGCTCCATCGCGGCCACGGACCCCCGCCCGAGGACGACGCTCTCGACGGGGATGTCGGCGCCCGCCTCCCGGATGGCCTCCACCCCCTCGACGCCGCCCTCACGGAACTCGACGTGCGCGACGGTCCCCGTCTCGGCCATGAACCGCAGCGAGCGCCGCATGGCCCCGACGGTCTCCTCGCGGGTCGCGTCCCGGAGCAACCGGTGTTTGAGCCCGTCGGGCGGCGCGACGAGTTCGTCGAGCGACAGGCCGCCGCCGGCCTCCTTCGCGATGGAGTCGCCGATGTGGGTATGGGCGTTGACGAACCCGGGGAGGATGAGGTCCGTCGACCCCGTCGGCGCCTCCTCGACGGCGGTCACGACGCCGTCCTCGACGACGACGCGGCCCTCGATCGGCTCGAACCCCCGGCCGACGAGCACCGTCCCCTCGAACGTCCGGGGTCCGGTCATCGCGACGCGCCCTCGAACTCGTCCAGCGTCGCGGTCACGCCGGGCGTGACGTCCGCGACGAGCGCTCCCTCGATGTCCAGGCCGAGCCGTTCGGCCGCCGCCCGGCCGACGCGGTCGGTCGCGTCCGCCACGGTGTACACGCCGAGGCGCCACTGCTCCCGCTGGGCCGTCCTGAGCGCCGTCACGAGCGGCGACTGGTCCTCCAGCCGTCGGACGTCGCCGTTCACGAGCACCTTCGAGGTTGACTCCTTCATCGACGGCTCGGGCGGGACGTCGACGATGACCTCGCTCGTGTCGAGTTCGCACCGCTCCGCGACGTCGGCCTCCACCGCCCGAAGCTCCTTCGGGTCGGCAGTCCGCAACGAGTCCGGAACGTCGTGGTACTCGGCCCAGACGGCGCGCTTGTAGAGGTCGCGCGAGTCGTACCGCCGCGCGAACCCGGCCGTCCCGTCGTTCATCCGCATCGCACTGACCAGGTCGTAGTCGTCCATCCGGCGGACGGCCCCCGCCTCGATGTCGGGCGAGTCCAGCAGGCGCTCGGTCGCGCGCCGGAGCATCGCCTTGCTGATGCGGGCGACCGGGTGGGTGTACACCGTCGGGTTCATCAGCGCCCGCGCGAGCAGGAGCGACTCGGCGGTCTGGACGTTCCCCTCGTCGAGCACGAGTTCGCCGTCCACGAACGTCAGCTCCCGGACGAGCCGCTCGTGGTCGATGGTGCCGTAGGGGACGCCCGTGTGGTGGGCGTCCCGCACCAGGTAGTCCATCCGGTCGACGTCCAGTTCCCCCGAGACGAGCTGGCCGTACTGGCCCTCCCCGGCGATGAGGTTCGCGACGCGGTCGGGGTCGAGCCCGTGGTCCGCGAGGACGTCCCCCACTTCCGTGTTCGCGATGAGGCCGTTCACGTCGTCGTGATACAGCCCCGTGTACTGGTGGAGCAGCTCCTCCACGTTGTGGCTGAACGGCGCGTGCCCGACGTCGTGGAGGAGCGCGGCGGCCCGGACCCGCTCGGCCTGGACGCCCTCGACGGAGAGCTGTTCCAGCGCGTGGGAGGCGAGGTGGTAGACGCCGAGGCTGTGCTCGAACCGGGTGTGGTTGGCCGACGGGTAGACGAGCTTCACCGTGCCGAGCTGTGCGATCCGGCGGAGTCGCTGCACCTGCGGGGTGTCGACCAGGTCGGTCGCCACGCCCTCCAGTTCGATGTGGTCGTGGACGGAGTCCTTGATCGTCGTCACGCGTGGTCCCCCCGTGGGTACCGGCCGTGCGACCGGGGCGCCCCGCGTCGGGACGGCGCGGCGAGTCGGGTCATACCCCGCGTTTGGCCGCCACCGGATAAAAACGGTTGGCGATTCGACCGGGACGGGTGGACCGGCGTCTCCCCCGTCCGCGTTCGCCGGGGGCTCCGAGACGCCGCTCGACCGTCGAAACCCCGCAGTTCCGGGCAAAACAGCTAATCAGGACGGCGTGCAACGGTAACGCATGACGATACGTGAGGCGTCCGACGACGACGTCGACGCGATCCGTGACGTCGCGCGCGCCTCGTGGGAGGCCGACTACCCGGAGATTCTGAGCCGCGAGACCATCGAGGAGGGCGTCGAGGAGTGGTACGGCACGGACGCCCTCCACGAGGCGGTCTCGGACGCGCGGACCCGGCTGCTCGTCGCCGACGAGGGGGACGCGGTCGTCGGATTCGCCCACGCGGTCCTGAACGGCGAGGACGAGGGGGACATCCTGCGACTGTACGTCCACCCCGAGCACAGACGGCAGGGGATCGGCCGTCGGCTGTTCGAGCGGGTGCGGGACGACCTGTACGAGCGCGACGTCGACCGGATCTACGCGATGGTCCTCGCGGACAACGACCTCGGAAACGCGTTCTACCGGGACCTCGGCCTCGAGCGGGTCACCGAGGAGGAGACGACGATCGGCGGGGACGCCGTCCGGGAGCACACGTTCGCGCTGGAACGCGGGTAGGTCCGGGGACGACCGGGCCGTTCGCGGTACGCCGCTCGACGGTTCGTCCCCGGACGGAGGACGGGCGCGTCGTTACGGCACCATCGCACGGACGCCGAGGACGTCCTCGGCCGCCGCGGCCACCTCGTCGACGTGCTCCTCGGGCGCGTACACCCCCATCCGCCAGCCCGCGCGCTGGGCGGCGCGAAGCCCGGACACGAGTTCGGAGGCGTCCTCCAGCCGCTGGGGGACCCCGTTGACGACGACCCTGCTGCCGGCCTCCGTGAACGTCGGCCGGTCCGGCACGTCGACGACGACGTCCCGGGCGTCGACGTCCGCGAGGTCGGCGATCTCCCGCTCCGTGGCCCGCTCCTCGCCGTGGTCGAACTCGACGACGTCCGTCGGGACGGCGGCCAGGTCGGCCCACACGGCGCGCTTGTACAGGTCGCGGTACTCGATGCGGCGGCCGAGTTCGGGCACGTCCCCGCGCAGCGCGACCAGCAGGTCGTGGTCCGCCATCCGGCGGAACGTCTCGACGTCCGTCCCGCACTCGATGAGCCGCTCGGAGGCGCGCTCCAGCATCGCGCCGGCGATGCGGGAGACGTGGTGGCGGTACACCGTCGCGTCCATGAGCGCCCGCGCGAGCAGGAGCGATTCGGCGGTCTGGACGTTCCCCTCGCCGAGGACGAGCTGCCCGTCGCTGTACCGAAGTTCCCGGACGAGCCGCTCGTGGTCGATGGTGCCGTAGGGGACGCCCGTGTGGTGGGCGTCCCGCACCAGGTAGTCCATCCGGTCGACGTCCAGTTCCCCCGAGACGAGCTGGCCGAGTTCCCCCTCGCCGCGGACCAGCGCGGCGACCCGGTCCGGGTCCAGCCCGTGGTCCGCGAGGACGCCGGCCGCGTCCGTCCGTTCGAGCAGGTCGCCCACCTCGTCGTGATGGCGGCCGGTGTGGCGCTCGATGACCTCCTCGGTCTGGTGGCCGTACGGACCGTGGCCGACGTCGTGCAGGAGCGCCGCGGCACGGACGTGCCTGGCGCGGTCGCCCTCCACGCCGAGGTACTCCAGCGAGCGCGACGCGAGGTGGTAGACGCCGAGGCTGTGCTCGAACCGGGTGTGCGAGGCGGAGGGGTAGACGAGTCGAACGGTGGAGAGCTGTTTGATGTGTCTGAGCCGCTGGAAGGCGTCGGTGTCCAGCAGGTCCGCCGCGACGGGATCGAGGGTGATGTAGTCGTGAACGCTGTCCTTGATTGCCTTCATCGGTCGCTACGCGGTGGTCGGCTCCTCGTCGTGAAACACTGTCGATGGGTGTCCGCCCGTCCATGTGCGGCCCCGAGCGACGCTAGATCGGAACGCCCGTCTCCTCGTAGGCGGTCCCCAGGATGACCATCGTCTGGGACCGGTCGAACCCCTCCATGCCGGCGATCTGTCCGAACATGAGCTCCCGGAGGTCGTCGGTGCTCCCGGCGTACACCCGCATCATCACGTCCCACTCGCCCGTCGTCAGGTGGACCTCCCGGACGCCCTCCACGTCGCGAAGCCGCGCGAGCGCCTCGTCCTCGTGCCCCTGCTGGACGCGGAGGCCGACGAGCGCCGAGACGCCGTAGCCCACCGCACCCGGGTCGATCTCGGCGTGGTACCCCCGGATGACGCCCGCCTCCTCCATGCGCGAGACCCGGTCGTGGACGGTCGCGCTCGACATGTCGATCCGGCGCGCCACCTCGCTGAACGGCGTCCGCGCGTCCTCCTGGAGGATGCGGAGGATGGCCCGGTCCGTCTCGTCGAGTTCCATACCGCCCCTCCGGATGGACGGTACTTCGACGTTGCGTTCGACCCGATCGGGGACCGCGTCGATCGGGGACGATGCGGGTCGGAAACGACGCGGATCGGGATCCCGCGTCGCTCCCGAACGATCAGTCCCGAACGGCGTCGACGCCGCGGGCGGCCGCCAGCACCTCGTCGTGTAGTTCGCCGTTGGAGGCGACCAGCCCGCGCGAGTCGTGGGTCCAGCGATCGCCGTTCAGATCCGTGACCGTCCCGCCGGCGTTCCGGATCATGTGGACCCCCGCGACGGTGTCCCAGGGGTTGCAGGCGACGTTGGTGACGGTTCCCTCCAGCGAACCGTCGGCGACCATGGGGAGCGTCGCCTGGGCGGAGCCGAACCGGCGGAGGTCGGCGAACCGCCGGACGATCTCCGAGCAGGCGGCCGCGTACTCGTCGCGCCGGTCGCGCCCCCACCAGATGGTGGGCGCGACGGCGCCCCGCTCCGGGTCGTCGACGTCGCTGACGGTCACCCGCTCGCCGTTCCGGTAGGTCGCGTCCCCGTCGGCGACGTACGCGTCGTCCATCGCCGGCAGGACGTTCGCGGCGGCGACCGGTTCGCCGTCGACGACGGCCGCGACGGCGGTCGCGAACACCCGGATGTCCCGCACGTAGTTGTTCGTCCCGTCGATGGGGTCGATCACCCAGACCGGCCCCTCCGGCGGAACCTCCTTCAGTACGTCCACCTCGGCGGTCTCACCGTCGCTCCCGCGGGCACTCTCCTCCTCGCCCACGAACGCGTCGTCGGGGAACGACTCGCGGACCGTCTCGATGACCCGCCGCTGGGCGGCGCGGTCGGCCGCCGTGACCACGTCGGTCTTCTCGGCCTTCGTCTCCACGTCGATTCCGATGCGAAAGTGCTTCGCGGCGACGGCCGCGCCGGCGCGGGCCGCCTGCTCGGCCACGGCGGCCCGGCCCGGTTGCTCGCTCATGGCCCGCACGAACGGGGAGGCAACCCGAATATCCGTCGGTCCGCCGGCGCCGGCGGATGGGTTTAGGTGCGTCCGCGCGGTAGCTTCGACCGTGACCGACGAGCGAACGGACCGCCCCGGTGACGTCGACGCGACGCTCTCGGGCCTGCTCTCGACCGCACGCGGGCACGCCAGCGAGGGCGAGACGGACGAACTGCTCGACGCGCTGGAGGCGGTCGCGACGGTCGCCCGGGCCGAACTCCCCGAGACGGGTCGGCGGGAGCGGGTACTGTTCGGTTGCTCGCGGGTCGAGTACCACGCCGAGGCCGACCACGAGGTGGCGGCCGAGTACCTCCGGGTGATGGAGCGCCTGTTCGATTCCGATTAACTCGATTCCGACTCAGAGTGAGTTTAACTGGCGCGGGACCGAACGGCCGTCCATGCGACCGACGGAAGCGGTCAGACAGCTCGAACACGTCATCGACGCGACCACGACCGACGGCGGCAGGCGCTGTGCGGTCACCTACCGGCGGACGTTCGAGCGGGTCGCCGCCGACGGGACCGGCGACGACGTGACCGACCTCGCCACGGCGCTCGGGACGGAGGTCCGACGCGGGAACCGGCCGTCGCCCGCGCAGGCCCGGCGGGAGGCGGACCGCGTCCTCGGCGTCGCGACCGACGGCGGCGAGTAGGTCGCCGGTGGGCCCGGCCGGAACCGCGGCCGGGACCGGGACGTGGGAGCGACCGTCAGCCACGCCCGCCGCCCGACCGCCGTTCCGCTTTCGTGCTAGACGGTTTTACCGTGGGTCGTGAAGGGCCGGCATGGTACGGTCCGACCTGGCCGATCGACTCGTCGTACTGGCGATCGGACTGTTGATCGTACTCGGTCCGGTCGTGCTCCTCGTGCTCACCCTCGGCTTCCTCATGGTCACCGGGGACCTCCTGGTCAACCAGGTGACGCCCGTCGAGTTCCTCGAACTGTACGTCATCGACCTGCTCCTGTTCTCCGCCT
Protein-coding regions in this window:
- a CDS encoding methionine synthase, translated to MSRNPGNREQFRPEGHPTDHFLLTTVVGSYPKPKWLNRATDLAEDGDAKFDGGDLAEAHDDACRVITHEHERAGLDTVVDGEMRREEMVEFFAERIDGYEFNGPVKVWGHNYFDKPSVVDEVAYADPWLVDEFEFTDAVASRPVKVPITGPYTLANWSFNEAYDDSEVLAYDLADLVNEEVEKLVEAGARYVQIDEPALATIPDDHAIVGECLDRIVAGVPEDVRVGLHVCYGDYSRVYPEINDYPIDEFDVELCNGDYEQIDTFADGEFAPDLALGVVDAHVAEVEPVAEIKENVRQGLKVVPPEKLTVSPDCGLKLLPREVAYGKMENLVQAARELEAELDAGEVEVPVAGTAPTADD
- a CDS encoding 5-methyltetrahydropteroyltriglutamate--homocysteine methyltransferase gives rise to the protein MTDVVATTPGLFPLPDEAKRELSDLKGHQKGDLVSGGEGGRVAAAYERVRGEFVDDQIEADLDRVVEGQARWDDMLAHPLTVHGNVETGGIVRYYDNNNFYRDPRVTGELGFSGDVAAELEAAAELLGSDAGDRLQAVLPGPYTLADLATDEHYGDEAEFLAAVSEFLAGEVEAFPDHATLFLLEPSYVTNAPGDGLDERASEAIDAVAGATDAEVVVHTYWEAFDEKPYAHLMDADVDAIGFDLVAADRGANLECINEYGTKDDVALGLVDGQNTLVEEPRTVAERVAWADERIPSQSFGTTYVATNAELFYLPTNKHLEKLSTLVEGARLVEAGEVEA
- a CDS encoding HemK2/MTQ2 family protein methyltransferase, with the translated sequence MPSDRPGGGEDAEPPGGRPGSRDRLAERRGLADPVYAPAEDSGLLAEAAAARARGTVLEVGTGSGWVAERVADVDGVERVVGSDVNPHACRRARDRGVEAVCANLLDPFRGAAFDAVLFNPPYLPTDPDAEWDDWQEAALSGGASGRDLIEPFLDDAGRVLAPSGVALLLVSSLAGFGEVIEYALDGGFRAETVREESFPYETLSVLALTMDN
- a CDS encoding mechanosensitive ion channel family protein — its product is MTQTGTESGNETEAPFQAGNGTETPFPVGNETAGGTPLLPPEVTEPVQGMFPTVGAQLAGTAVALAVLLISAELVRRAGDPAKERFGDAFVESVQAGTMAVLTVLAGVFFVVLWRGTAVLGYVFDVLDFGRAEVVSTVFTLVILVGAYSATRVTKQAVRRVARGRGRITRHQRQIVHHVLQVSIFGVASLVVLALWGQNVGGLLVGAGFAGIILGFAARQTLGAVLAGFVVLFSRPFELGDWVRIDEQEGIVTDINIVNTQLRTFDDELVMVPNDMVTSEEIVNRSRKGRLRGNVDVGVDYEADLEAATALAEEAMADLDVLLEQPNPQVVLSEFGDSAVVLRLRFHIDNPSARKMWKARTDVIAAVKSAFDEADVSIPYPQRELSARDEASRVDVAGAAAEDGYPAEADGAE
- a CDS encoding 16S ribosomal RNA methyltransferase A yields the protein MTEFESESASRDPDRLRRRAGVRGDPDRDQHFLVDDRVLDRLPGYLPADADRSHVLEIGGGTGALTDRLLDVSERVTVVERDPELAAFLREEFADAVEAGRLAVIEGDALAVELPPFTACVSNLPYGVSSEIAFRLLPEGRPLVLMVQFEFGERMVAEPDTPEYGRLSVSAGHYADVELVETVPREAFDPQPRVESAVVRCTPREPTYEVEDEAFFLRFVKALFTQRRKTVRNAIRNTAHISGLADPDAVVEAVDEATLSRRPGELDPSAFAALARTARRVSDVGGGQ
- a CDS encoding DUF655 domain-containing protein; translation: MTDEPSTENPPTDADAATADETAGSRGETREAVILDFLPNGDPADNRAPHQKPALAYALDTDDFRLFRLQIVDGADVSIGDGLVVDPEPDPAVVDRMTEIGYDDLTRNAQGELEYAVEELVEREERRFVDFFNDAGPISLRLHQLNLLPGIGKKLRNNILDERKRGPFESFDDVTDRVSGLHHPQDVLVERIMEELRDEDLKYRTFVGRNGGDGG
- a CDS encoding RNA polymerase Rpb4 family protein yields the protein MTIFKEKLDEEYLTVSQAKELLADVETERAADEDRELRYELARAIEHVNRFAVLDAEESLELVEELRELEKVDEATAYKIADLLPRDRTELRAVYAQERYALSGDELDEILNVVAKYA
- a CDS encoding 50S ribosomal protein L21e, which translates into the protein MPSSNGPLHGTRGKLSNDPRERGTSPPQRAIAEFEEGQTVHLTLDPSVPDGRFHPRFNGRTGTVVGEQGTAYKVEITDGSVTKTLIAKPAHLRAQQSEE